One window of Neptuniibacter halophilus genomic DNA carries:
- a CDS encoding cytochrome c3 family protein — translation MQFKKRKRRSVIVRLCALVVVLGFLGLGSVFVWMGMDTALHQTSGQAFCGSCHSMKPMQASFLDDVHGGKSTVGVQALCTDCHLPHDSYINYLYVKAKSGAWDVYKEYIAGAEDVDWVEKRKHANRYVYDSGCLKCHNNLEQGSELDNKQFVAHKPYFQKTVSKSCIDCHDVGHKNLMFHLQEVGKSK, via the coding sequence ATGCAGTTTAAAAAGCGCAAACGTCGCAGCGTCATAGTCAGGCTCTGCGCACTGGTAGTTGTACTGGGATTCCTGGGGCTGGGGTCGGTGTTTGTCTGGATGGGTATGGACACTGCACTTCACCAGACCTCCGGACAGGCGTTCTGCGGGAGCTGCCACAGCATGAAGCCGATGCAGGCATCATTCCTCGATGATGTGCATGGCGGGAAATCGACTGTTGGCGTTCAGGCACTGTGTACAGATTGCCACCTCCCCCATGACAGTTACATTAACTACCTTTACGTCAAAGCTAAAAGCGGCGCCTGGGATGTTTACAAGGAGTATATCGCCGGTGCCGAAGACGTAGACTGGGTTGAGAAACGTAAACACGCCAACCGCTATGTTTATGATTCCGGTTGCCTGAAGTGTCATAACAACCTGGAGCAGGGTTCCGAGCTGGACAACAAACAGTTCGTTGCACATAAGCCATATTTTCAGAAAACGGTCAGCAAAAGCTGTATCGATTGCCACGATGTCGGGCACAAAAACCTGATGTTTCATCTACAGGAAGTAGGGAAGTCAAAATGA
- a CDS encoding TetR family transcriptional regulator C-terminal domain-containing protein, translating into MPNSVDEAVVKKPRRRSRIREAHEEGILRAAEDLFSANGYNGTAIETIAERAGMSKQNLLYYFPSKEVLYQRVLENILNLWVDKMQLLEQQGKDPAEMVRNYIRGKVELSRTNPNASKVFAIEIINGAPYLKNYLKNHLVPVLEEDVKLVKSWISEGLMDPVDPYHLFFLIWSSTQTYADFSSQISLSLGKNGLEDEDFEKATEFLTHMIIKGLGLQ; encoded by the coding sequence ATGCCAAATTCAGTGGATGAAGCTGTAGTAAAGAAACCCCGTCGACGCTCCCGTATCCGGGAAGCGCATGAAGAGGGGATTCTCCGTGCCGCAGAGGATCTGTTTTCAGCCAATGGCTATAACGGTACGGCCATCGAAACCATCGCCGAAAGGGCGGGGATGTCGAAGCAGAACCTGCTTTACTACTTTCCTTCAAAAGAGGTGCTTTATCAGCGGGTTCTGGAGAATATCCTGAACCTCTGGGTTGATAAGATGCAGTTACTGGAGCAGCAGGGTAAAGATCCTGCTGAGATGGTGCGCAACTATATCCGCGGAAAAGTGGAGCTCTCGCGCACCAACCCGAATGCATCCAAGGTGTTCGCTATCGAAATTATTAATGGCGCACCTTATCTGAAAAATTATCTGAAGAACCATCTGGTTCCGGTTCTGGAAGAGGATGTAAAGCTGGTTAAAAGCTGGATCAGCGAGGGGTTAATGGATCCGGTTGATCCTTATCATCTGTTCTTCCTGATCTGGTCCTCCACCCAGACCTATGCAGATTTCTCCTCACAGATCAGCCTTTCTCTGGGCAAAAACGGTCTGGAGGATGAAGACTTTGAGAAGGCTACCGAGTTCCTGACCCATATGATCATCAAGGGGCTTGGTCTGCAATAA